GAACACCGCTTCGTGTGGCGAAGCGAATCGGAGATGGCAAACCCTACCAGAAGTATCATGCAAAGTGGCGATCAGAAGCATCGATCTGCAAAGCGGCGCCCAGAAGCGTCGATGCACACGGCGGCGCAAGAACCATCATGAAGACCAACACCGTCTAACCGCCATGCAAGTCACGATTAAAAAAATATATATGGAACCCCTTAAAACAACACCATGTGACATATATATGATAAGCAATCCAAACTACTCAAAAAAAAACCCCCCTCTAAAACAAGGACACACAAAAGGCGCGCTGGATCATAAGCAAAAAAAAAAAGGCATGCAAAGGAGATCCCCGCATGCAAATCCGCATCAGCGCCCGCTTACGAAAGTATTGCATGACAGGAGTAGGCATCACTCAAAAAACAGCCACATATACAAATTAGAACCATATCcaacacaaacaaaaaaagaaaagaagaaaggcaGTGGCAGATGCATGTTTCAGAACCTAAACTCACCAAGAGGAGTAGGCCGACCGAAAGCACCGGCCACACGCAAAGGCACACCCTTGGAACGATTAACAACAGACGGAGCACCCACCAAGCGATGATCAAGGTGAACATCAGCAGGAAGAGAAAAAGGATAACCAGACGACCCATGAATCGTCTGGGCCACCGAGGAAGCTGCAACAGAACATTGGACGAACAGCATTAAAAACAGGCCGAAATCCATGTAGCTAAGCAAATAAACCAAAAAAAACATGTCGCATGGACCACACACAAAGACCCACACAAGCAGCTTATAGAAAGAAAAAAATCATCACCAACCGTCCCAACGtcaacaaaaaaaattatgcccATCTTACAACAGCCAGCACAACCAACATAATACACAGAGAAGAAGCAGAAACTCACCAGATCCCACGCCGGCGAGCGGAGCAGCAGGCATGAGACCATCAAATGCACAAGAACAATCAGCAGTAAGAGTGTAGCCTTCACAAAAAGGAAGAGAAGAAAGAAGCGAGTGTAGTAAGCAAGGCAGAAAAAGAAACGTACGCAAGCAGACAGAGACAGTCGCATGCATAACAAGAAGCCAACGCACTTGCCTTAAGTAGAGTCAACAGGCCACTTCCCTAAAGAAATCTCTTGACGGCGGCGATCAAGACCGCCGATGGGGAACCAAACGTTGACCATGTACAAAAAAAAGCAACCAAATGAAGCGACCACACTCCGAGTAAACCAATACGTAAACATACTAAATAAGCTTGCAAATACTCGAGTAGGCTGAATGAACTTACCAACCCGTCCAGAACGCAACGGCCGGCGAACCGCACGGCGGCAACGACACCTTAaatgaacaacaggcaattcatcgcGGACAACAACCTCTTCCATTACTGTGGGATGATCCGCGGGAGGGAAACGACCGCAGCCATTACGCACACGGGCGATAACAGCCGCCGGATCCCTGGAGGACGCCCCGCCGGCCCCGACCAAACCGAGCAACAGGAGGAGTAACCATCGCTGCCTCTATAAATCCTGCCACTAAATGCAGGAAGGAACGCCCACCAGAATGAGAGGAAGctcaatgggaaggcccatatttaTAGCAGGCGACGACGAATCGAAAGACAAATCGAAGACAGCCACTCCATGTGAGGAAGAAACGACCAGAAGAATAAAGAAAGGCGGCAGCCGACGGAGTACCAGGCCTAGAAAGCACGACCGAAGCGGCAGCCGACTGCACAAAGACACACGCGCTGCGAAGAAAAATCCAATTTTGAAACAACAGACGGTGTAAAAGTTGGCCACGACAGCATGggattcggtacatgcaatcaaggACAAACGGAAAAAGACAAAACCGTTGGAAAAAGACGGAGGAACATGCACACAACACATGCAGCCCAATGGGAACTGCGCATCGTGCATGCAGATGCAAGCCCATTGCATGCTAGAACCAGGGACCCACCCAGAATCGCTACATGAACACGGACGTGCACACAGCCAAATCCCCCACTAAAACACATGTCACACACCCATTGGTGTGATTTCTACTGATAAGAAAAAGTCAAAAAACCAGGGTAAAAGAAACCTGGTCAGATTTAGTATATGTATAATTCTTCTTGTATAGCCGGCTCTCCGGGCACAGGTGGCGGAGCTTCACCATGTGCGCCTTGCCGGCTTGCTTCGCTTAGAGGCGCTCGTGAGCCTCCCAATCTTCTCGCATCTCACGTGCGGTGGCCACCCGGGAGTCGACGAGCGCCAACTATGGTAGGCTGGCGGGGAAGTTGAGCCAAGCGTCGGTGTCATGGTGGCAGGCCAACATAATATTTCCTGTGCCGCCTACGCTGCCGAGTGAAAAAATGCGATGCATATCGGCTTGATCTCCGCAACCCATGTTCCCCAGCGTTGTTGCACTCTGAGATATTTGCTCTGCAGCAGTGGTGGTTGTGAGAGGTCGGTAAAG
The Triticum dicoccoides isolate Atlit2015 ecotype Zavitan chromosome 3A, WEW_v2.0, whole genome shotgun sequence genome window above contains:
- the LOC119273563 gene encoding uncharacterized protein LOC119273563; amino-acid sequence: MHATVSVCLRTFLFLPCLLHSLLSSLPFCEGYTLTADCSCAFDGLMPAAPLAGVGSASSVAQTIHGSSGYPFSLPADVHLDHRLVGAPSVVNRSKGVPLRVAGAFGRPTPLVTKERLFTARENAQAKQWRFNMARQQVAAQQNKFTRQTMILAAMCNNFFDILPLRMYPQRPGSDDPIITYTGAHPPVGRM